TAAGCATGCCCAAAATCTAAGAAATAGGGGCTAATAGAGGCACTAAAGCGAGAAAAACACCCCTTATCCCTTCCTCTTGCTCAAAATTATGCGACTTCAATTGCTGGTTGTGACAAAATCATGCTTGATAGAGGCGCCCAACTTACAACTACATTCAAATACTGAACTTGAAAATTCACTACCTTCCTCTCTTAATCTCCCATGGCTATGGCAACCTTAGATCGAGGATTGATCCCTAAAAGTTTCGTTATATATTTTCCGCACTTTAAAAGCTTATCCATATGAACGCCTGTTTCAATGCCCATGCCAGTGAGCATAAACAATAAGTCTTCAGTGACAACATTTCCTGAGGCTCCTTTGGCATAGGGACACCCTCCAATTCCGGCGACCGAACTATCTATGACGGAGATCCCCTCTTCCAGGGCTGTCAGAATATTCGCCAGTGCTTGGCCATAAGTGTCGTGGAAATGAACAGCCATCTGCTCTATGGACACCGTCTTTGAAAGGTTCCGGATAAGCTCCCGTGTTTGAAGGGGGGTACCAACGCCAATGGTATCTCCCAAAGAAATTTCTAGACAACCCAATTTTAAGAGTCGTTCAGCAACTTCCACAACTTTGCCACTCGGAACATCCCCTTCGTACGGACATCCCATGACACATGAAATATATCCTCTTATAGGCATCCCAATCTCTCGAGCCCCTTTAACAACAGGATCTAGTCTCTCAAAACTCTCCTGAATCCCACAGTTGATGTTCTTTTGAGAGAATGTTTCCGAGGCCGCCACAAAAACTGCAATCTCTGTTACACCTGCCTCTAAGGCTTTTTCCAGTCCCTGCTGGTTAGGGACAAGCACCGGATACTGAACGCCTGCTTTTTTCTCGATGCCCTCATAAACATCCCCAGTCTTAGCCATTTGTGGCACCCATTTAGGGGACACAAAGCTTCCCACCTCTATTACGGAAAGCCCTGTCTGTGACAGCATATCGATGAATCGCCGACGTTCCGGCACTGAGATCAACTTGGATTCATTTTGTAATCCGTCCCGCGGGCCAACTTCAACGATCTTAACAGTTCTAGGTAATGTCATTTTGCTTTGGGCTCCATTTGAACCAACTCTCGTCCCTCTTCCACTATTTCTCCCAACTCACAGGGTATAGCGATGATCGTACCATCAAACGGGGCGTGAATGCCGTGCTCCATCTTCATGGCTTCCATGGCCACAAGGGGCTCCCCTTGTTTGACAGAGTCCCCCTTTTTCACATGAAGGGCAATCACTTTCCCCGGCATGGGCGCCATCAAATGCCCTTGGCTTTCTTCGAGAATT
This Alphaproteobacteria bacterium DNA region includes the following protein-coding sequences:
- a CDS encoding hydroxymethylglutaryl-CoA lyase → MTLPRTVKIVEVGPRDGLQNESKLISVPERRRFIDMLSQTGLSVIEVGSFVSPKWVPQMAKTGDVYEGIEKKAGVQYPVLVPNQQGLEKALEAGVTEIAVFVAASETFSQKNINCGIQESFERLDPVVKGAREIGMPIRGYISCVMGCPYEGDVPSGKVVEVAERLLKLGCLEISLGDTIGVGTPLQTRELIRNLSKTVSIEQMAVHFHDTYGQALANILTALEEGISVIDSSVAGIGGCPYAKGASGNVVTEDLLFMLTGMGIETGVHMDKLLKCGKYITKLLGINPRSKVAIAMGD